One window from the genome of Desulfobacterales bacterium encodes:
- a CDS encoding nitroreductase family protein: MAFLTIDETKCKHDGICAAECPRRIITQEDSKSFPKIAEADEAYCMVCGHCVAVCPHGALSVTGVGIEDCPEIERELVPSWDQAKQFLRSRRSIRLFKDKALDRETLEQLIETARYAPTASNAQNLQWTVIEGRDKLEPLSQETINWMERVIEAQPDSPAADYFRPMVARWTAGYDIILRTAQTLIVPSAPKENANGLVDLSIALAYLELAALPLNVGTCWAGLLRGAMQATPQLVESMGLPEGHAWFYPMMIGYPKFKYHRLPERKAPVIHWK, translated from the coding sequence ATGGCCTTTTTGACGATTGATGAAACCAAATGCAAACATGATGGAATCTGTGCGGCCGAGTGCCCCAGGCGGATCATAACCCAGGAAGATAGCAAGAGTTTTCCTAAAATTGCAGAGGCTGATGAAGCCTATTGCATGGTCTGCGGACATTGCGTGGCCGTCTGCCCCCACGGCGCTTTGAGCGTGACCGGGGTGGGCATTGAAGACTGCCCGGAGATAGAAAGAGAGTTGGTTCCATCTTGGGATCAGGCCAAGCAGTTCCTCCGATCCCGACGATCCATCCGATTGTTCAAGGACAAGGCTCTGGACCGGGAAACACTGGAACAGTTGATCGAGACGGCCCGCTACGCTCCCACGGCCAGCAACGCCCAGAACCTCCAATGGACGGTGATCGAAGGACGGGACAAGTTGGAGCCGCTGTCCCAGGAAACCATCAACTGGATGGAACGGGTCATCGAAGCCCAGCCCGACTCTCCGGCGGCCGATTATTTCCGCCCAATGGTGGCTCGCTGGACCGCCGGCTACGACATCATCCTGCGCACCGCCCAGACTCTCATTGTTCCCTCCGCTCCCAAAGAGAACGCCAACGGCTTGGTGGACTTGAGCATCGCCTTGGCTTATCTGGAGCTGGCCGCCCTGCCTCTGAACGTGGGCACCTGTTGGGCCGGCTTGCTCCGTGGGGCCATGCAGGCCACCCCCCAGTTGGTGGAATCCATGGGTCTACCCGAGGGACACGCCTGGTTCTACCCAATGATGATCGGGTATCCCAAGTTTAAGTATCATCGGTTGCCGGAGAGGAAAGCACCGGTGATTCACTGGAAATAG